Proteins from a single region of Carassius carassius chromosome 37, fCarCar2.1, whole genome shotgun sequence:
- the LOC132117852 gene encoding translocating chain-associated membrane protein 1-like, whose amino-acid sequence MGFRKKSKSPPVLSHEFVLQNHADMVSCVAMVILLGLMFEVTAKFAIMFITVQYNVTQSLDTDAEDKPESVNYYKYGPKDMATVFFYLLIAIILHALIQEYILDKINRRLHLSKTKHSKFNESGQLATFYLFSFVWGCSILTNEEFVTNPTFLWEGYPHIHMAFQVKFFYVCQIAYWLHALPELYFQKVRKEDIPRQLYYICLYIFHITGAYVLNLHRLGLVLLVPHYLVELLFHASRLFYFSDENKQKGFTLWALLFVITRLLTLTVSVLTFGFGLSRTDNQGFSLAEGNFNVLTVRMTCLSAICLTQAWMMWKFINFQLKKWREQSQIQASKKKAVGQKSRPSKKDSRGGSVNGVLKPDDKTSPRARKAKAS is encoded by the exons ATGGGCTTCCGAAAGAAGAGCAAGAGTCCTCCCGTGCTTAGCCACGAGTTCGTGCTCCAGAATCACGCGGATATGGTGTCGTGTGTGGCCATGGTCATCTTGCTGGGACTCATGTTCGAG GTGACAGCAAAATTTGCAATTATGTTCATCACGGTCCAGTATAATGTCACGCAGAGCCTGGACACAG ATGCAGAGGATAAGCCTGAGTCTGTCAACTACTACAAATACGGTCCCAAGGACATGGCCACGGTCTTCTTTTACCTGCTCATTGCCATAATCCTTCATGCCCTGATTCAAGAGTACATACTCGAC AAAATCAATCGTCGGCTGCACTTGTCCAAAACGAAGCACAGCAAGTTCAACGAGTCGGGACAGCTGGCCACCTTCTACTTGTTCTCCTTCGTTTGGGGCTGCAGCATCCTCACCAAT GAGGAGTTTGTGACAAATCCCACTTTTCTTTGGGAAGGTTATCCTCATATCCACATGGC TTTCCAAGTGAAGTTTTTCTACGTCTGTCAGATTGCATACTGGCTCCATGCTCTTCCTGAGCTGTATTTCCAGAAAGTACGAAAG gaGGACATTCCACGTCAACTTTACTACATCTGCCTTTATATATTTCACATCACTGGTGCCTACGTCCTTAA TCTCCACCGTCTGGGTCTGGTTCTTCTGGTGCCACATTATCTGGTGGAGCTGCTCTTCCACGCCTCAAGACTCTTCTACTTCAGTGATGAAAACAAGCAGAAGGG gTTCACGCTCTGGGctctgctgtttgtcatcacACGGCTCCTGACGCTCACTGTTTCTGTCCTGACGTTTGGTTTTGGCCTGTCCCGCACTGATAATCAGGGATTCTCTTTAGCAGAAGGAAACTTTAATGTGCTGACTgtcag GATGACATGCCTGTCAGCCATCTGCCTGACCCAGGCCTGGATGATGTGGAAATTCATCAATTTCCAGCTGAAGAAGTGGAGAGAACAATCTCAAATCCAAGCCAGCAAGAAGAAAGCTGTCGGCCAGAAAAGCAGACCCAGCAAGAAGGACTCTCGGG GGGGTTCAGTCAATGGAGTCTTGAAACCAGATGACAAGACATCACCAAGAGCAAGAAAAGCGAAAGCCTCGTAA